In a genomic window of Flavobacterium lipolyticum:
- a CDS encoding aspartate-semialdehyde dehydrogenase, with protein MRIAVVGATGMVGEVMLKVLAERNFPVTELIPVASEKSVGKEIEYKGTKYKVVGLQTAVDMKADIAVFSAGGETSLEWAPKFAAAGTTVIDNSSAWRMDPTKKLVVPEINASTLTKEDKIIANPNCSTIQMVLTLAPLHRKYNIKRIIVSTYQSITGTGVKAVRQLENEYAGVQGELAYKYPIHRNAIPHCDSFEENGYTKEEMKLVRETQKILGDNTIRVTATAVRVPVVGGHSEAVNVEFTNDFDVNEVREILHHTDGVVVQDNLDTFTYPMPLFAEGKNDVFVGRIRRDESQPNTLNLWIVADNLRKGAATNTIQIAEYLIAAGLV; from the coding sequence ATGAGAATAGCAGTCGTAGGTGCCACTGGTATGGTTGGCGAAGTAATGCTTAAAGTTTTAGCAGAAAGAAATTTTCCTGTTACAGAGTTAATTCCGGTAGCTTCTGAGAAATCAGTAGGAAAAGAAATTGAATATAAAGGAACAAAATACAAAGTGGTAGGACTGCAGACCGCAGTGGATATGAAAGCTGATATTGCTGTTTTTTCGGCAGGTGGTGAAACTTCGCTGGAATGGGCTCCAAAATTTGCTGCAGCCGGTACAACGGTTATTGACAATTCATCAGCATGGAGAATGGACCCGACTAAAAAATTAGTGGTTCCTGAAATCAACGCTTCGACTTTAACCAAAGAAGATAAAATTATCGCAAACCCAAACTGTTCAACCATCCAAATGGTGTTGACTTTGGCTCCATTGCACAGAAAATACAATATTAAGAGAATTATAGTTTCTACCTATCAATCGATCACCGGAACGGGTGTGAAAGCGGTAAGACAGTTAGAAAATGAGTACGCCGGAGTTCAGGGCGAATTGGCTTATAAATATCCAATTCACAGAAATGCTATTCCACATTGCGACAGTTTTGAGGAAAACGGATACACTAAAGAAGAAATGAAACTAGTTCGTGAAACTCAAAAAATTCTTGGCGATAATACGATCAGAGTAACCGCTACTGCAGTTCGTGTGCCTGTTGTGGGCGGACACAGTGAGGCCGTAAACGTTGAGTTTACGAATGATTTTGATGTAAATGAAGTACGTGAAATTTTACACCATACAGATGGAGTAGTAGTTCAGGATAACTTAGATACTTTTACGTACCCAATGCCATTGTTTGCAGAAGGTAAAAATGATGTTTTTGTAGGTAGAATTCGTCGTGACGAAAGCCAGCCAAACACTTTAAACCTATGGATTGTTGCTGATAACCTTAGAAAAGGAGCTGCAACAAATACGATTCAAATCGCTGAGTATTTAATCGCGGCAGGTTTGGTATAA
- a CDS encoding SMI1/KNR4 family protein, producing the protein MNFDNYKIIANYNTCKTDLFVADEEEILACEKTLNILFDEDYKAYVSEFGSGILGGTYVRIYLPETIMLTLDEWRKRITEYWFWDEGKDVLTKEEVLNSVRIGDTYDGDEIILLKNEYFVLPRHSEMIYKAGTTLEETITWLCSSGILTEAFSERNFEPFNPGEITE; encoded by the coding sequence ATGAATTTCGATAACTATAAAATAATAGCCAATTACAATACCTGTAAAACAGACTTGTTTGTAGCGGATGAAGAAGAGATTCTGGCTTGTGAGAAAACGCTAAATATTCTTTTTGATGAAGATTACAAAGCGTATGTTTCAGAATTCGGAAGCGGAATACTTGGAGGGACCTACGTACGGATTTATCTTCCCGAAACAATAATGCTGACACTTGACGAGTGGAGAAAGCGTATAACAGAATATTGGTTCTGGGATGAAGGAAAGGACGTGCTTACGAAAGAAGAAGTTTTGAATTCCGTAAGAATAGGAGACACGTACGATGGCGATGAGATTATTCTTTTAAAAAACGAGTACTTTGTACTGCCAAGACATAGTGAAATGATCTATAAAGCAGGAACTACACTTGAAGAAACAATCACCTGGTTGTGTTCGTCGGGAATTCTGACGGAAGCATTTTCTGAAAGAAATTTTGAACCATTTAATCCGGGAGAAATTACGGAATAA
- a CDS encoding CbrC family protein: MELPRFKYSPNAYEIDVFTEEEGICSICSVKRNLKYTGSFYSIEEPEYICPWCIHDGSVSKKYNGEFNDYSGIEKISPDPSIQSKINISEKHLLEVCERTPSYVSWQQEVWLTHCNEPCAFIGYANNKIIEPFLDELKEDIEVNIGYDPELIRKYLTTDGSLVGYLFQCVNCGQHRLHADSD; the protein is encoded by the coding sequence ATGGAATTACCTAGGTTTAAATATAGTCCTAATGCATACGAAATAGATGTTTTTACTGAAGAAGAAGGAATTTGTTCAATTTGTAGTGTAAAAAGAAACTTAAAATATACAGGTTCTTTTTACAGCATTGAAGAACCAGAATATATTTGTCCATGGTGTATTCATGATGGGAGTGTATCAAAAAAGTATAATGGAGAGTTTAATGATTATAGCGGTATTGAAAAGATATCTCCAGATCCTTCAATTCAAAGTAAAATCAATATTTCTGAGAAGCACTTATTGGAGGTATGCGAAAGAACCCCCAGCTACGTAAGCTGGCAACAAGAAGTATGGCTAACGCATTGTAATGAGCCGTGTGCTTTTATTGGTTATGCAAACAATAAAATTATCGAACCGTTTTTAGATGAGCTTAAAGAAGATATTGAGGTAAATATTGGTTACGATCCAGAGCTTATTCGTAAGTACTTAACAACTGACGGAAGCCTGGTCGGTTACTTATTTCAATGTGTAAACTGTGGACAGCATAGACTACATGCAGACTCTGATTAA
- a CDS encoding 2Fe-2S iron-sulfur cluster-binding protein yields the protein MDVLIKIKDREGVIHELQAPTDMAMNIMELCKAYELPVEGTCGGMAMCASCQCYVLNDVALPEMGDEEEAMLSEAFYVKSNSRLGCQIPITEELEGLELELAPEY from the coding sequence ATGGATGTATTAATAAAGATTAAAGATCGAGAAGGAGTTATACACGAATTACAAGCTCCGACTGATATGGCAATGAACATAATGGAGTTATGCAAAGCATACGAACTTCCTGTTGAAGGAACTTGCGGAGGAATGGCAATGTGTGCCTCTTGCCAGTGTTACGTTCTAAATGATGTTGCATTACCGGAAATGGGAGATGAAGAAGAAGCTATGCTTTCGGAAGCGTTTTATGTTAAATCTAATAGCCGTTTAGGTTGTCAGATCCCTATTACTGAAGAATTAGAAGGCCTGGAATTAGAACTGGCCCCGGAATATTAA
- a CDS encoding NifU family protein, with translation MTTEELTSNVLLALDEIRPFLNSDGGDITLISIEDDKHVKVRLEGACISCSVNQMTLKAGVETTIKKYAPQIETVVNIM, from the coding sequence ATGACAACAGAAGAATTAACAAGCAACGTATTATTAGCTCTTGACGAAATCAGACCTTTTTTAAATTCTGATGGAGGAGACATTACGCTTATTTCTATAGAAGATGACAAACACGTTAAAGTTCGTCTTGAAGGAGCATGTATCAGCTGCAGTGTAAATCAAATGACGCTAAAAGCAGGAGTTGAGACCACTATAAAAAAATATGCCCCACAAATAGAAACGGTGGTTAATATAATGTAA
- a CDS encoding Mrp/NBP35 family ATP-binding protein encodes MKLDRKEILKALETITIAGEGKNMVESGAVANVITFGDEVVVDLVLHTPAMHIKKRAEDDIKKTIHELVSPEAKIKVNIKVETPEKNEIKGRAIPGIKNIIAVASGKGGVGKSTVTANLAVTLAKMGFSVGVLDADIYGPSMPIMFDVENEKPVSITVDGKSKMKPIESYEIKILSIGFFTAPSQAVIWRGPMAAKALNQMIFDADWGELDFMLIDLPPGTGDIHLSIMQSLPITGAVVVSTPQAVALADAKKGVAMFMQDNINVPVLGIIENMAYFTPEELPDNKYYIFGQEGAKNLAEDLNVPFLGEVPIVQSIREAGDYGRPAALQTASVIETVFEGITRNVVQETVNRNDSLPATEAIKITTMAGCSAVKKN; translated from the coding sequence ATGAAATTAGACAGAAAAGAAATTCTTAAAGCTCTAGAAACAATTACTATAGCGGGAGAAGGAAAAAATATGGTTGAAAGCGGCGCCGTTGCCAATGTCATTACTTTTGGTGATGAAGTTGTGGTAGACCTGGTGTTGCATACACCGGCAATGCACATCAAAAAAAGAGCAGAAGATGATATCAAAAAAACAATCCATGAATTGGTATCCCCTGAAGCTAAAATCAAAGTAAATATTAAAGTAGAAACTCCGGAGAAAAACGAAATTAAAGGTCGTGCTATCCCTGGAATCAAAAATATTATTGCAGTTGCTTCCGGTAAGGGAGGAGTTGGAAAATCGACTGTTACCGCAAATCTTGCTGTAACACTTGCCAAAATGGGCTTTTCAGTTGGAGTTCTTGATGCCGATATCTACGGACCATCGATGCCAATTATGTTTGACGTTGAAAACGAAAAACCGGTTTCGATTACTGTTGACGGAAAATCAAAAATGAAACCTATTGAAAGCTATGAAATCAAAATACTTTCTATCGGTTTCTTTACAGCGCCAAGTCAGGCTGTGATCTGGAGAGGTCCAATGGCTGCAAAAGCACTGAATCAAATGATTTTTGATGCCGATTGGGGAGAATTAGATTTTATGTTGATCGATTTACCTCCGGGAACGGGAGATATTCATCTTTCGATTATGCAATCGCTGCCAATTACAGGAGCTGTAGTAGTAAGTACTCCTCAGGCTGTGGCTTTAGCCGATGCTAAAAAAGGAGTAGCGATGTTCATGCAGGACAACATCAATGTACCTGTTTTGGGAATCATAGAAAATATGGCTTATTTTACACCCGAAGAATTACCTGACAATAAATATTATATCTTTGGACAAGAAGGAGCAAAAAATCTTGCCGAAGACTTAAACGTTCCTTTTTTAGGAGAAGTTCCAATTGTACAATCTATTCGTGAAGCTGGTGATTACGGTCGTCCGGCTGCTTTACAAACTGCTTCGGTAATCGAAACCGTTTTTGAAGGAATTACACGTAATGTTGTACAGGAAACTGTAAACCGAAACGATAGTTTACCTGCGACTGAAGCCATAAAAATTACAACTATGGCGGGATGTTCAGCGGTTAAAAAAAATTAA